The Pseudomonas sp. MPC6 nucleotide sequence GTGGCGCTGCTCAAGCGCAATCCGAACATGGTGATCGAAGAAACCAAGGGCGCGCAGCACTACACCTTCCCGATGCTGTGCGACAGCCAGGACTTCAGGAACAACGACATCCGCCTGGCGATGAAGTACGCCATCAACCGTGAAACCCTGCTGGCCTCGATACTGCACGGCTATGGCCTGGTCGGTAACGATCATCCGATCCAGCCCGGCAGCCGCTTCATCAATACGGCGCTGGAGCAGCGCAGCTATGACCCGGACAAGGCGCGATTCCACCTGCGCAAGGCCGGCGTCGAGTCGCTCAAGGTGCGCCTGCAAGCGTCCGACGCGGCGTATACCGGCGCGGTGGACGCCTCGGTGCTGTTCAAGGAGCAGGCGCGCCAGGCGGGGATCGATATCGATGTGGTGCGCGAGCCGGCGGACGGTTTCTTCTCCAACGTCTGGATGAAGCAACCCTTCACCACCTCGTTCTGGTACAGCAGCCTGACCGCCGACCGCATGTTCAGCATCGGTTACGCCAAAGGCGCGGCCTGGAACGAAACCCACTGGGACAACGGGCGCTTCAACCAGTTGCTGAACGCCGCGCGCGGCGAGATGAACGACCCGCTGCGCCGCGAGATGTACAACGAAATGCAGGCGCTGTGCCGCGACGACGGCGGGGCGATTGTGCCGTTGTTCGCCAGCTCCGTGGCCGCCCGCTCGAAACGCGTCAGTCATGGCGAACTCACCGCACCCTACGGCGAACTGGATGGTCTGCGGGTCATCGAGCGCTGGTGGCAAGCCTGAGCACCTGATCGTTGATGGCCGACCTGCGCGCAGGTCGGCCACCCTGTGCCATCCCGGAGGATTCTGCGGTGAATAGTATTTTCAAGTTGCTGTTGCAGCGCCTGGCCCTGGGCCTGTTGTCGCTGTTTGCGGTGTCGGTGATTATTTTTCTGGCGGTCGGCATGCTGCCGGGCGATATCGCCCAGGCCATGCTCGGGCAGTCGGCGACGGCCGAAACCGTGGCGGCCTTCCGTGCCCAGCTGGGGCTGGACTTGCCGCCATTGACCCGCTTCGTGCAGTGGATCTGGCAGCTGCTGCAAGGCGACCTCGGGGTCTCGCTGGCCAACCAGCGGCCGATCGCGGAGCTGATCGGCACGCGGTTGGGCAATACCCTCAGCCTGGCGGCCTTGGCGGCATTGGTCTCGGTACCCTTGGCGCTGCTGCTGGGGATGCTCGCGGCCTTGTATCGCAATAGCTGGTTCGACCGCCTGCTCAACACCTCGGCACTGAGTGCGGTGTCGTTTCCGGAATTCTTCGTCGCCTACCTGTTGATTCTGCTGTTTTCGGTGAAGCTCGGCTGGTTCCCGAGCATCTCCAACCTGGCGCCGGATGCCTCCTTCGGCACGGTGCTGGAACGCTCGGTGTTGCCGGTGGCGACCCTGAGCCTGGTGGTGATCGCGCAGATGATGCGCATGACGCGTGCGTCCCTGATCAACCTGCTGGCCAGTCCCTATATCGAAATGGCCCGGCTCAAGGGCATCAGCCAGTCGCGGATTATCTTCCGGCATGCCTTGCCCAACGCGCTGGCACCGATCGTCAACGTGGTGGCCTTGAACCTCGCGTACCTGGTGGTTGGCGTGGTGGTGGTCGAGGTGGTGTTCGTCTACCCGGGGCTTGGCCAGTTGCTGGTGGACTCGGTGGCCAAGCGCGACATTCCGGTGGTCCAGGCCTGCAGCCTGATCTTTGCCGCGACCTACATCCTGCTCAATACCACGGCCGATGTGCTGTCCATCGCCAGCAATCCACGCCTGATGCATCCGAAGGGGTAGAACATGAGCCTGCTTAAAGAACTGGCCCGGGCACCGCTGAGTGCGAAGTTCGGGATTCTGGTCATCGTTGTGTACATCCTGGTGGCGCTGTGCGCTCCGGCATTGGCGCCCTATGGCGAAACCGAAGTGGTCGGCGAGGGCTTTGCGCCCTGGAGCGGGCAGTTCCTGTTGGGCACCGATAACCTCGGTCGCGACATGTTC carries:
- a CDS encoding ABC transporter permease, coding for MNSIFKLLLQRLALGLLSLFAVSVIIFLAVGMLPGDIAQAMLGQSATAETVAAFRAQLGLDLPPLTRFVQWIWQLLQGDLGVSLANQRPIAELIGTRLGNTLSLAALAALVSVPLALLLGMLAALYRNSWFDRLLNTSALSAVSFPEFFVAYLLILLFSVKLGWFPSISNLAPDASFGTVLERSVLPVATLSLVVIAQMMRMTRASLINLLASPYIEMARLKGISQSRIIFRHALPNALAPIVNVVALNLAYLVVGVVVVEVVFVYPGLGQLLVDSVAKRDIPVVQACSLIFAATYILLNTTADVLSIASNPRLMHPKG